The proteins below are encoded in one region of Bremerella sp. P1:
- the rplO gene encoding 50S ribosomal protein L15, whose amino-acid sequence MSLHDINQGVHKNKRRQRIGRGTGSGWGKTSQRGHKGARSRAGWSNRATFQGGQTPIVRHVPKRGFNNRWALTVTAVNIKDLNELFNDGDTVNIESLREKGLCKRRFDEVKILGDGELSKKLTVEAHRFSASAKEKIEKAGGTCNTVVRITTVAEKKDAAKGAKS is encoded by the coding sequence ACAAGAACAAGCGTCGCCAACGCATCGGTCGTGGTACCGGTAGCGGTTGGGGCAAGACTTCGCAGCGTGGTCACAAGGGTGCTCGCAGCCGTGCTGGCTGGTCGAATCGTGCGACCTTCCAGGGTGGTCAGACCCCGATCGTGCGTCACGTCCCTAAGCGTGGTTTCAATAACCGCTGGGCACTGACGGTCACTGCAGTCAACATTAAGGACCTGAACGAGTTGTTCAACGATGGCGATACCGTCAACATTGAATCGCTTCGCGAAAAAGGTCTTTGCAAGCGTCGCTTTGACGAAGTCAAGATTCTCGGCGATGGCGAACTTTCCAAGAAGCTGACCGTCGAAGCTCACCGCTTCAGCGCCTCGGCCAAGGAAAAGATCGAAAAGGCAGGCGGTACCTGCAACACGGTCGTTCGCATCACGACAGTGGCCGAGAAAAAGGACGCTGCCAAAGGGGCAAAGTCCTAA